The Gossypium arboreum isolate Shixiya-1 chromosome 6, ASM2569848v2, whole genome shotgun sequence DNA window ATATCAACCTGAAAGATCATTCAAACTACAAATGTTAGACAAATATTGAAAGACATTGCGAAGTAACAACTTCAGGCTCCATTTGTTGCCACTTTTTTACATGTTCTCATCATTTTTTACCATTTCTCAGAAGCACCAATTCAAGCACAATTACTGTGGTTACAAGAAAAACCACACATTTTTCTTTAGTAAATTACTCAATCattgcttcttcttttttaattcCTAAGTAAAACATTAGTAGGAAGTGAGTGGTAAACTATACAGTCTTTCATTAAAGCATAGTATAGTAACACAGACCTGTTTAAAAGGTTCACGTGCAAAAGATGAAACCTCATCCATATATGCACTAAACAGAAGAAAGGAAGCAAGTGCTGCAGATCCAATGGCAAAACCCTTGGTGGTAGCTTTTGTGGTGTTCCCGACAGCATCAAGAACATCAGTAATCTCTCGCACACTGTCTGGCTGTACAAGGCATCAACAGCCAACTTAAATAATCCAAAAAGAAGAAACTGTAATATACAGTAAAATCTAGAGAATCAGCAATATAGCACCTGCTGACTCAGCTCTACAATTCCACCAGCATTATCAGCTATAGGACCAAACATATCCATGGTTAGAATATAAGCAGCAGTGCTGAGCATTCCCATTGTAGCTACTGCTGTGCCAAACAGCCCACCAGTTGGACTTCCTGTTTCGTCCACAAGCCCTGAGGTGTGACCCAGCCAAAAAGCAGAAATAATAGATACACTTATAACAAGAACAGGAAGTGCTGTCGATTCCAGGCCCAAGCTGACTCCAGCAATAATGTTAGTCCCATGTCCTGTAGAGCTAGAAAGCGCTAATGTGCGTACAGGCTCATGCTTGTAGTCAGTGTAATATTTGGTTATCCAGACAAAAACATACGCTGTAATAATACCAACTAATCCACATAAGGTCAACCATGCAGAAGGTGCTTGTTCAGTATAAAGCAACCACCGAGTAGACTGCAATCATTTCAAAAAGTACAAGACATGAATAAGCTTTCAATCAAAACAAAGGAATGTAAATGGCAAGATTTCAATACTTCATgagagaaaatagaaaaaaatattgCATTATGCTCCAGTTATAGATTATATATTACCCCAAAAAATGTCAGAACAGCCAAAATTATTGTAACAGAATATCCTTTCTGAAGGATTGTCATTGGATCCTCTAATGGAACTTTCACATTGGAGTCACGTGTACCCCTAATTGAAAGTATTCCAATTGATGATACCACCAGGTCAAATGAGTGCACAACAAGAGGAAACAGGATGAAGCCAGACGGGTCTGCATAAATATCAAAGATGAGGCCACACCAAAAGAACACACTCAATACAAAGAATATGCCAAAACCAGAGAAAAATAAACTGAAACAAAAACCAAGCTAACAACTCAACATGAAATGTTTTTCATACCGTCACTTAGTTACATTTTTGCAGGTCTGAACCCTTAATATTAACTACAACCAATGGACATACTCTTAGAACTAACAAACTTGGTTCTAACACCATAGGGGTATAAACTTCTTTCATACCTATTTGTTGACAAGGTTGGTTTGAAAACTACAGCAGTCATAAAACATTAGTAACCAAGACTAGAGATGCCTGATCGCTTCTAGTTAAGAGGCATTTCAAGTTTGTCTTCAACATTAGGTAAGAGCCAAATAACACTAGTCATCCACTTTTACAACCCTCTTTCAAACCTCACTTAACTACAATAACAAAACGAAACATCAGGACACAAGAATGCCTCTTTATCTCATCAAACTGCAAATTGTGGCTTCCTTGTACTGGTCAGGAAGGTTTTAACTTTCAACTTGATTTGTGgtaaatttattaaaacaagataaaattatatttttgcagTTGTAAATTGTTGTAGTTAATAGGACATTCACAGGATGCAACAGTATAAATATGTTACAATTCCATTAAAAATGAGAGGGGACTTGAACTCGCCTTCAATTTTACAACGCTGAGCCATTGTTCCACCAAGTATCATGGCACTAATTATCTCTGCTGCAATGCTTTCAAAAAGATCTGCACCTCGAGCAGCACAATCACCAACATTGTCTCCAACCTTCAGTACAAAAGGAAAGATCCAAGTAACAAACGTTACCACTAAGATAAAATGTGTGAAaacttaaacataaaatataaagataaagaaGAATCATCATGGCTGTAAATTTGATCACGCTTTCCAATACTGATTTGCAGTATATATTTTCCGCCACGTCCCTTATTGAACTTTCAACCAATAATTCTTTTACTAACAAAATCTTCAAATGGATTACTTCAGTTTCCACGAAATCTAGAAGGTTCAATTTTTTAATGGTAAAGAAATATaaacttctaaaaataaaaattaaaatataagttttCTGCTTTCTCTCTCAAATGCATGTGTATTTGAATCTGAGAAAGGCTTTAATAATTATGTGCAAGGTCAGGTAGAAACATATCCCCCAGAGTTCTGCTATCATAATAAAATGTTTAACAAAATTGCAATTGCTTTTAAAATacaacttcaaaaattttcttccaaCAAAAGCCCCTATAGTCAACTCCTACAACCATAAACCTTCAGTCCAGTTCATAAATGAACAAATTCATTGTCTAAAATAGGAAATTACACAAAATATGCGCAAGCTTTACATACTCATTTTCAACTCAAAACTAAATAAATAAGATGAAGAGAATAAAACCGTGTTACTTCGGACTCCAAATGATTAATTATATCTTAAGCATCAATTCAAATAAAGAACTCCATGAAGTTCAAATTCAATACCAAATCTGCAATTACAGCCGGGTTTCGAGGATCATCTTCAGGTATTCCTTGTTCCACTTTTCCCACAAGATCTGCCCCAACGTCAGCTGCTTTTGTATATATTCCACCACCCAACTGAGCAAATAGGGCAACAAATGAAGCCCCAAAACCATATCCCACAAGAAGAAGAGGCACTGAAAGAAATACACAATATTGATCAAGGGAGTCACTAGTACTATTGATTCTAAAATCCATGTAATGCTAGTTTAAGGTGAACAAAGAATCAACAGCCACAGTCCAAATATAGTCATGTTTGCATACAAGCATATGTAGTGTGATTTGATAGCTCAGCTCATCATAGGGAGACTGAAACTTTAGGACTCGTTAGAGAGAGACCCAAATCTCTTTAGGGTTTTTTAATATCAATTCTGCTTAGGGCTCATTATTCCATTTGTCCCTTTAACCAAGGGCCAGCCTTGTTTCATAAATAGGAAACCAACgggaaaaaattaaataaaatcaaaactaaaaatCCTAAGGAATGAAATAAACCTACAACGTAATCCTTAGTTAGAAAATGGAAATTAATGGTCTTTCCTGACATAGGTTTGGCACAAAACATTACTCCCCTCCTAGAGAAGAGTTTGTTCTCACACTCACAAAGTCAGATACACTAGGCCAATGCTGCCTTTCTCAAGGGTGAATGATATTTATATAGTGCTCACACATCCTGAAAATCATCATTGTAGTTGAATCAAAGGCAATTGTATTAGCTAAACCGACCACTACCACACCATTATTCCTTCGCATTACAAACAATAGAAATCAATAGAGGTCATGGACCTCCACCAACTTATTCACATTTATGAGCACCATTGAATGGATCACTTCAAACTTCTAACCAACCTTCACAATTTTTGAAAGTAACCCAATTAAGCTTTCTCGACTGGCAACTCCCATAAACTCAAGCATgtttttggtaaaaaaaaaaaaatccatttcACTAGGTAACCCAGCAGGTTTAGACCCATTAAACATTTTTGATATACACTTGGAGGTTTTTCAAATCAAGTTTAAAGAAATAGGCAGTTTACTGGATATGAGTTTAGAAGGGGTTAATGAATAACAGAAAGGATCAAAGTTGGTTTTGACTGCCATGGTTTTTGTCAACATGGATTTAGGAGGGTTTGATACATAGGATACGGAAGAAAGATTGATAGAAGCTTCCATGGTTTGGTTTTCTTCAATTAGAGGGTCTACCATAAAGTTACCAACCTTTTTACCACCAATCATTTTATCTATTTCTTCATGCATTTGATTAAACACTTGGGTTTTGGTTTCAGCAATAATTTCATCAACATGCTGCAACTTACAATCAAGCATTTGTTCTATCTTTGCCTGCATATGCTCAAGCTCCTTACATATTTTTACTCGCCACTCTGTCAACCATTGTTCTACCATTGCTAAGGATCATTGGCTCTTGATACCAAATTGTTACGACCATGTGTTTAGGATTGATAGCTCAGCTCATCAAAGGGAGACTGAAACCTTTCAGCTCATAAAAGGAGACTAAAACCTTAGGACTCATAAGAGAGAGACCCAAATCTCTCAAGGGTTTTTTGATAGAAATTTTGCTTAAGGTTTATTATTCCATACGTCCCTTAAAAAGGACCAATCTTGTTACATAAATAGGCAACCTAttctaaaacaaaaataaattaactGACGTAAAATCACAAACAAGAAACCtaaggaaaagaaataaaattgcaACGTAAGCCTTAATTGGAGAATCAAAATTAAAGGCCTTTCCTAACATAGGTCCAGCCATAACAACAGATCACTTCAGCATTGCAAGCAACATAGCACCTGAACTTTCTATGTGAAAACAATAGTTCACCATGTGAGATAAAGTTAACCAACATGAACTGTCATAGGAAACAAAATACAGTACTTGCAGAAAGCAAAGACTACAAATTAGCAACAATGCCTCAAAAATCAAGAATACCATGTTACAAACACCCAACAATATCATACATAAGATGTTATGCATACAGCAATAAGCTTCAAAGAAAACATGTGAGACAGATTCCAAAAGACATATTTGGTATAATTAAATCAAGAACCTTCAATCACAAAACTTTCAGTCACTCTAATTCAAATAGAAAGGGCAACTCAAATCATTAACTTTGACAAGAATATAATAACAATTATTCTAAGGAATGTTGTGCCACTTTCTCCATTGTATTTTGTTAGTAATTCATAGAATGTTCATATGTGCCATTCTCTTCATTAGTAAGAAAATTTTAGGTAGCCAAAAACCTAATAGCTAGAAGCCATACCACACGTCATTGACAGATATAACTAAAAGTCTAAAACCCAAGTCATAGCTGCTTTAAACTAATGATCACACTTGATGAATTTGCAAGGCAATTACCAATCTTAGATAGCCAAGAGAACCAACTACTACCCACTTTCATTTATATGGGGGAAACAGGAAATCATGCTTATACACTCAATCAACATTTAAACAAGAGAACATGAACATTCAAGAATATTTCTCAATATGTCAACGTATGTAGGAAACGGTAAGAACCATGTAATATGAATATCCATCTGCACAAAgtgaattaatataaataaattaaggaATAAGGAAATTAATCACATACAATCTGTAACCTTCATTGAACCAGGTTAATGCACTCCTAGCCAAACATAAAAAGTTGCATAAAGGATGGCTATACCAATCACAGCCATACCAACCACCACCAAGGCGGAAAAACCACCAGCACGGACAGCTATCTGCATGTTATGTCTGCACTTAGTACTCAAATCCACAAGCAtccaagaaaaaaaaatgaaatttaaaaggaTACAACCTGCAGTGCTTCCCTTGCTGACCGTCTTGCAGCATTAGAGACTCGAACATTTGCACGAACTGATACCCACATCCCAACATACCCAGCGACACCTGAACATAGAGCCCCCAATAGAAATGCAGCAACAGTGATACATGCAGATGTTGCCCTGCACAAAATCATATTTGTCACAAGGGTAAAGAAAAAGAAGTCGAATGCTATTTTACATAATGTTCATATATATCTCAACCTTCCTAAGCCTGAGGATTCTTGTTGAGGAGTTGTATTTCGAAACAAATATATGCTAAGGATCACTAGTGCTAGCAACAATGCCATCTTGGAGATAGTACCATACTGTGTCTTGAAGAATCCTTCTGCTCCATCACGTATAGCCTCAGATATCTAGAAACAAAAAAGATAAGCTTGATAAAGGTGAATGACGAGATTGCTAGCAAATAGAAAGTTATTAGTTGCATTTTAAGTGTTAACAAGAAAATGACAAACAATTTGGGGGAGGCTCCTCTTTATCAAGATATGTATGTGACAAAGTAGTGAGAAAGCATGGAGTTCTTAGCCTTAAGAATTTCTTCTTGTTCCAAATGCCGACAATGAATAAACTAGAAATCATACTTTTTCCTAGATCTATGCATGCTATTCAATTGCAAAAATATTTTCTGAAAACGTTCTGTACAGATTAGATTAAGAGGCTAGAGTTTAAttgatgtaaaaaaaaaaagtgtcctcTATCATCAATATTTCTTATCAAGCCTTACATGAAACTCTAACGGTCGTTAGATATGACTGATGTACATTAAAGCAGTAAAATTCTAACAAAATTAACAGGCATTGAGAATAAAACattcatttagtaattaaaaagtTGCTGGAGAAGCATTTAATACAATTTTTCCAAGAGCATAAAGAAAGCTTGATATTTGATTTTATGAAAGTTGAATTTACCCTAAAAAAATATTACCTGAGCCATCTCTGGAGGCCCTTCATCCTTGGAAAGGACCCACTTTGTAAGATAAATTGACAAAAGGAAGCTGACAATGCAAACTGAGAAGACAAAAACAATGAGAGGAGAAGTACTTGCTCCAATGTAAAAGACATATCCGAAGCCCAAAAAGAGAAGTATAACAAGAACACGAACATTAATTCCCCTGAGAATTCGAAAAATCTGCAGAAAGGaattagtcttttttttttttcttttttgagaaTAGGAATTAATCAATGAACACACAATAAGAGGAAAAAGAGTGTCTCATGAGCCAAGAGGAAGGAGAGAGAGAGATAAAAAAATATGCTTAGCTAGGCAAGACaatagaaatgaaaaagaaaagaattctccATAGTATCCACATCACTCCTTATTTTCTTGACTAAAATATTCAGCTGTGGGTCTCTATTAACTTTGCCAGTACAAGTCAAACTACCATTCACATCAATTCAGCGGTCTCTGTGAAGATCACGCTAagcttctttcctttttttaatgCTAAccatatttttccattttaagTTCAATAGAACCACAACTATTATAAACAACATAACACCAAAACCAACAGATAGACACACATAAGCCAAGATAATAGACAAGAATCTTAACTGCAATTAAGAAGGAAAAATGTGGCCAAATGAAAAAACAAAAAGTCAGGATGTATTTTGTGGACTTCATAACAAGTACTTGATATACCAATTGATCTAGAAAAGAAATATTAGAATGAGCAGTCTCACCAAGGTAGCCTTCAAACAATTCCTGAAACATATAGAGTTCTAAATCAAGCATCTCCGCTCACTAATTGTGTATATAGCTAAAATACACTTAATCTATAGCAATATTAAATTATTCCGAAGCAACTACAAATTGACAATGAGAAAAATGATCTGGCCAATAGGAATTAATTCCCCTTTTCCAAAAGTATCCAAAAAGGAAAAATGAGAACAAAAAGAGACatcaaggccaaaatatccaaaTGCGCACTCATCTACAACTAACAAACTGCACACAAAACTGAGACAAACATAATGTCCTTACCAAGGGAGTATATGGTTTACTACACATGTTCGGAAAAGTCCTTGGCCTATCTAGGTAAGGCCCCAAATTACCATTCTCAACGTCATCTCCCATCATCATGGCACTGGCAGAGTTCACCCTCCGGGAAACAGGAAAAGAGTACTCCCCAGTTTGGGGCAAATCACCCCCTGAACTTGGTCGCTGAATTTTGAATGCTTTAATTTGTCCAGTGAAAGACTATAATTTCACCTAAGACATAAAAGACAATCAACTTTTTTAATAACAACAGCCTTAATTCAGGTTCAATAGCTTCTATTCTTGCCTTCCCTCCAGTTCAGTGATTTTTAGACACAAGTTAATTTTCCTGCATAAAGATCAAAACATTTACCGGTTAAAACTGAagtaaacaaacaaaaattaCAAACACTTAAGGTTTAGGTCAAATCAAACCAAGCCAAAACTTTGGTGATGTAAAAACAATACCTCATCAGTGAATAAGACACTTTTAGGCAGATAATTGGAGAAGGATTCTTAATACACTGCATTTCCAATCATAGAAACCCAATATCTCGAGTCTCTAAGCCTAGAAATGTGATCATGGAAGTACTCTACACTGATCAGAACAAAATCTAACATCATAATTATGCTCATATTGCTTAATATTAAGCAGCCAAAGCCCCTACTTATGACTGTATCTGAGTAGATAAAAAATGAGAACCTggaaaaaggtgcaaaagtaaTTGCATAGACTAAAAGATCTGGAAAGAACAATCTCATTGGTTTTACTGAAACTGAACATTTAACCAGAATATCTTTAAAAATCTCAGCTTACTGTGTCAagaattgcataaaatacaattcaagttttGCTAAGTGGAAGGATGGGATGGAAAAGAAGGGAGATGTAAAAATTTTGAATGCAATGGTTAGGCTTACGCTATGAAGGTGGTAACGAACCTAAGTACTTAACCATTAGATTAGAAAATTGTTCCTCACCCTTAACATCAAGCAAAGGCTCAACCTAAAATATTCAAACATCTTACAAGATTATAACCACCAAATATCATTTCGACCTCCAATTAACCACTTCACTTCCCCTATTGCACTGCCAAGAGATATTCCATAAAAAGTGCAAGATGTTGCAAAAGGCCATTAGAAGCTAATAAATTAGCCAAAAGATGAAGtagattttatatttttcaacCCACACATTTGCAAGAACCAAACATTATTTTGTTCCATTTTGACCTATCATAAGACTAAAAAACAAGACCAATTCAACTCAAAATACAATAATTTCAGTTCAGCATTCATGAATCATgatatttttctcctttctttttttctgTTTTGTTCCCATTTTTCGGACCTCATGGACTGTAGTTACGATagtaaaatggaaataaataaaacGAAAAAGAAAAGTTAATCCGATTAAAGCATCCACTAAGTTTTCAATTTTCGAAGGTTCCAAACAGTTCTCATTCCCGACATTTCATCAAGAAAACAACCAAATGAAGGGACCTCCCTGAGAAATATAACAACTTAGGATCCAAAGCCAAAATCCCAGATTCAAAGTATTGCATAATTTGATCTAAAAAATAATCAATTAGATctacaagaaaagaaaaagattacACATACCGTTTTCAGTGGCCGCAGCGAAACCAAGTAACCGCCATTAAAGGGAAAAAAACGTTAATGCTCTCCCTCCCTCTCCCCCCccccttctctctctctctctctctctctctctctctctgcgGAAACCGAAATTTTGCAGGCCTCTTAGCCTTAAGATTATAAACTTTTAACAAGTCGAGAAGGATGAgttatttttgtttgtttgatttttcttttctaccttttttttgtttccttCGGTTTCATTTTATTCTTTTGGTTTAAGCTTTTCTCTGCTTCTGTTTAAAAAATCTCTTTTGCCATGTCAGCGCTGCCAATAGTTTTCTTACATGTAAGCTGTTTCCACGACCAGACAATTAAAGCTTTTATCcattaattattaaaagattccttcttctataaataaaaacttaggtacccaaatttttttattatttaagaaaatgaACTATTTTGAAAATCATGCAAGTAAATAACATCTTTTGAACAATAAACATAGGTGCACTTTCACCTAATAGTTGTCTACAgggaataaaaatatttt harbors:
- the LOC108465412 gene encoding LOW QUALITY PROTEIN: pyrophosphate-energized membrane proton pump 3-like (The sequence of the model RefSeq protein was modified relative to this genomic sequence to represent the inferred CDS: substituted 1 base at 1 genomic stop codon), producing MMMGDDVENGNLGPYLDRPRTFPNMCSKPYTPLIFRILRGINVRVLVILLFLGFGYVFYIGASTSPLIVFVFSVCIVSFLLSIYLTKWVLSKDEGPPEMAQISEAIRDGAEGFFKTQYGTISKMALLLALVILSIYLFRNTTPQQESSGLGRATSACITVAAFLLGALCSGVAGYVGMWVSVRANVRVSNAARRSAREALQIAVRAGGFSALVVVGMAVIGIAILYATFYVWLGVHXPGSMKVTDLPLLLVGYGFGASFVALFAQLGGGIYTKAADVGADLVGKVEQGIPEDDPRNPAVIADLVGDNVGDCAARGADLFESIAAEIISAMILGGTMAQRCKIEDPSGFILFPLVVHSFDLVVSSIGILSIRGTRDSNVKVPLEDPMTILQKGYSVTIILAVLTFFGSTRWLLYTEQAPSAWLTLCGLVGIITAYVFVWITKYYTDYKHEPVRTLALSSSTGHGTNIIAGVSLGLESTALPVLVISVSIISAFWLGHTSGLVDETGSPTGGLFGTAVATMGMLSTAAYILTMDMFGPIADNAGGIVELSQQPDSVREITDVLDAVGNTTKATTKGFAIGSAALASFLLFSAYMDEVSSFAREPFKQVDIAIPEVFIGGLLGSMLIFLFSSWACAAVGRTAQEVVKEVRRQFIERPGIMDYKEKPDYGRCVAIVASASLREMIKPGALAIVSPIVVGFLFRVLGHYTGHPLLGAKVVAALLMFATVSGILMALFLNTAGGAWDNAKKFIETGALGGKGSESHKAAVTGDTVGDPFKDTAGPSLHVLIKMLATITLVMAPVFL